In Diorhabda sublineata isolate icDioSubl1.1 chromosome 4, icDioSubl1.1, whole genome shotgun sequence, a single window of DNA contains:
- the LOC130443436 gene encoding small ubiquitin-related modifier 2 yields MGDEKKASDSEHINLKVLGQDNAVVQFKIKKHTPLKKLMTAYCERAGISTQVVRFRFDGNPINDTDTPNSLEMDEGDTIEVYQQQTGGC; encoded by the exons ATGGGTGACGAGAAAAAG gCCAGTGACTCTGAACATATCAACCTTAAAGTACTTGGACAAGATAATGCTGTTGTACAGTTCAAAATTAAGAAACACACACCtctgaaaaaattgatgacagCTTATTGTGAACGTGCT GGTATTAGTACACAAGTTGTCCGATTCAGATTTGATGGTAATCCTATAAACGATACGGACACTCCAAACTCCTTAGAGATGGATGAGGGTGATACAATCGAAGTGTACCAACAACAAACTGGTGgatgttaa
- the LOC130443433 gene encoding uncharacterized protein LOC130443433: MIDDVTLFKIGTELSELKYNGFWDWFVHVSDIRIHWRNEPTYILSQAAFILGGTLTLLHAIINKGRFPWLWLGAILHGILIENITYVHPDVDNFWHSQTPIIFAGRRLPLHIIILYPCFIYQAQVAAAKLNLPKWSEPFLVGLLAVLIDIPYDIVSVRYMHWTWHDTDPNIFDRHYWVPWNSYFFHATFAAGFIFWFHYLREKICSTEGKWIADKSFIKEFFCTFLAVLLGSPTGVLAFIAIYHPLHDICTIHSEVTFFIIFVTFALISWTGDRLAILKDYGKYTTTSKLHWSSWILLLHLIVHYVTFMLIPIMFNPEDEVSTGMKEPIGPCNEFVPLHTIVGLTLKKRKYLCPSDYDEGYFDFHCLPNQKYPSDGSIWYTICGIPFKNRAEYITVIGLITLAAAGIFINLYFNSFGDCVFQKKVNTNNENEKNVLKKKNK; encoded by the exons atgatcgaCGACGTAACCTTATTCAAGATTGGAACTGAACTTTCTGAATTAAAATATAACGGA TTTTGGGATTGGTTTGTCCACGTTTCGGATATACGTATACATTGGAGAAATGAACCGACATATATCTTGTCTCAAGCTGCATTTATATTAGGAGGAACTTTAACTCTCCTGCACG CTATAATTAATAAAGGACGTTTTCCGTGGCTATGGTTGGGTGCAATACTTCATGgtatattgatagaaaatattaCTTATGTCCATCCGGACGTAGACAATTTTTGGCATTCTCAGACTCCAATTATTTTCGCTGGAAGAAGACTCCCtttacatataataattttat ATCCCTGTTTTATATATCAAGCACAGGTAGCGGCGGCAAAAttaaatttaccaaaatggTCTGAACCATTTTTAGTTGGACTTTTAGCCGTTTTGATAGATATCCCTTACGACATCGTATCTGTAAGATACATGCACTGGACTTGGCACGATACCGATCCAAATATATTCGACAGACATTATTGGGTACCGTggaattcttattttttccacgCTACATTCGCAGCTGGTTTCATTTTTTGGTTCCACTATCTCAGAGAAAAAATATGCTCCACCGAAGGAAAATGGATCGCAGATAAAAg ttttataaaaGAATTCTTCTGCACATTCTTAGCTGTCCTATTGGGATCTCCGACAGGAGTATTAGCATTTATAGCGATCTACCATCCGCTTCACGATATATGCACCATCCACAGCGAAGTTACGTTCTTTATCATATTCGTCACGTTCGCTTTGATTTCCTGGACAGGAGATAGATTAGCAATACTGAAAGATTATGGAAAATATACAACAACGTCTAAACTCCATTGGAGTTCATGGATTCTTTTACTTCACTTAATAGTTCATTACGTTACATTTATGTTAATACCTATAATGTTCAATCCAGAAGACGAGGTTTCAACGGGAATGAAGGAACCAATTGGACCGTGTAATGAATTCGTTCCGTTACACACTATTGTAGGATTG ACtctgaagaaaagaaaataccTTTGTCCATCCGATTACGATGAAGGATATTTCGATTTCCATTGTTTACCGAATCAAAAATACCCTTCGGACGGATCTATATGGTACACAATCTGCGGAATACCATTCAAAAATAGGGCTGAATATATCACAGTTATTGGTTTGATTACTTTAGCAGCGGCTggtatatttattaatttatacttTAATTCATTCGGAGATTGTGTATTTCAAAAGAAAGTTAATACCAATAATGAAAACGAAAAGaatgttttaaagaaaaaaaataaataa